One Streptomyces coeruleorubidus DNA segment encodes these proteins:
- the obgE gene encoding GTPase ObgE — protein MTTFVDRVELHVAAGNGGHGCASVHREKFKPLGGPDGGNGGRGGDVILTVDQSVTTLLDYHHSPHRKATAGKPGEGGNRSGKDGQDLVLPVPDGTVVLDKAGNVLADLVGHGTSYVAAQGGRGGLGNAALASARRKAPGFALLGEPGDLREIVLELKTVADVALVGYPSAGKSSLISVLSAAKPKIADYPFTTLVPNLGVVTAGSTVYTIADVPGLIPGASQGKGLGLEFLRHVERCSVLVQVLDTATLESERDPVSDLDVIEEELRQYGGLDNRPRIVVLNKIDVPDGKDLAEMVRPDLEARGYRVFEVSAVAHIGLKELSYALAELVAQARAAKPKEEATRIVIRPKAVDDTGFTVTREADGLYRVRGEKPERWVRQTDFNNDEAVGYLADRLNRLGVEEELMKAGARGGDGVAIGPEENAVVFDWEPSVMAGAEMLGRRGEDHRLEEARPAAQRRRDRQAERDEAQREFDDFEPF, from the coding sequence ATGACCACCTTCGTGGACCGCGTCGAGCTGCATGTCGCCGCGGGTAACGGAGGTCACGGCTGTGCCTCCGTCCACCGTGAGAAGTTCAAGCCGCTGGGCGGACCCGACGGCGGCAACGGCGGTCGCGGCGGGGACGTGATCCTCACCGTCGACCAGTCCGTCACCACGCTCCTCGACTACCACCACTCCCCGCACCGCAAGGCCACGGCCGGCAAGCCCGGCGAGGGCGGCAACCGCTCCGGCAAGGACGGACAGGACCTCGTCCTGCCGGTGCCGGACGGCACGGTGGTGCTCGACAAGGCGGGCAACGTCCTCGCCGACCTGGTCGGGCACGGCACGTCGTACGTCGCCGCGCAGGGCGGCCGGGGCGGGCTCGGCAACGCGGCGCTGGCGTCCGCGCGGCGCAAGGCGCCCGGGTTCGCGCTGCTCGGCGAGCCGGGAGACCTGCGGGAAATCGTCCTGGAGCTGAAGACGGTCGCCGACGTGGCGCTCGTCGGGTATCCGAGCGCCGGCAAGTCGTCCCTGATCTCGGTGCTGAGCGCCGCCAAGCCGAAGATCGCCGACTACCCGTTCACCACGCTCGTGCCGAACCTCGGTGTCGTCACGGCCGGCTCGACGGTGTACACGATCGCCGACGTGCCCGGGCTGATCCCGGGAGCCAGCCAGGGCAAGGGCCTGGGCCTGGAGTTCCTGCGGCACGTGGAGCGGTGCAGTGTGCTCGTGCAGGTCCTGGACACCGCCACGCTGGAGTCGGAGCGCGACCCGGTCTCCGACCTCGACGTCATCGAGGAGGAGCTGCGGCAGTACGGCGGCCTGGACAACCGTCCGCGGATCGTCGTCCTGAACAAGATCGACGTACCGGACGGCAAGGACCTGGCCGAGATGGTGCGGCCCGACCTGGAGGCGCGCGGGTACCGCGTGTTCGAGGTGTCGGCCGTGGCGCACATCGGTCTGAAGGAGCTGTCGTACGCGCTCGCGGAGCTCGTGGCGCAGGCGCGGGCGGCGAAGCCGAAGGAAGAGGCCACGCGGATCGTGATCCGGCCCAAGGCCGTGGACGACACCGGCTTCACGGTGACGCGCGAGGCCGACGGGCTGTACCGGGTGCGCGGGGAGAAGCCCGAGCGCTGGGTGCGGCAGACGGACTTCAACAACGACGAGGCGGTCGGCTACCTCGCGGACCGGCTCAACCGGCTCGGGGTCGAAGAGGAGCTGATGAAGGCCGGGGCCCGGGGCGGTGACGGTGTCGCCATCGGTCCCGAGGAGAACGCCGTGGTCTTCGACTGGGAGCCGTCCGTGATGGCCGGGGCCGAAATGCTCGGCCGACGCGGTGAGGACCACCGGTTGGAGGAGGCGCGACCGGCCGCGCAGCGCCGCAGGGACCGGCAGGCCGAGCGGGACGAGGCGCAGCGGGAGTTCGACGACTTCGAGCCGTTCTGA
- a CDS encoding GNAT family N-acetyltransferase, which yields MVVVRDDDVVIGMAWLAVVQRVPTPRAPRRASGDLQCVYVVPEARDGGLGGRLIRAVLDGDRELGLERVTVHSSPRAIPAYARCGFQESPRLLQARVAGA from the coding sequence ATGGTGGTCGTGCGTGACGATGACGTGGTCATCGGTATGGCCTGGCTGGCGGTGGTGCAGCGGGTCCCCACGCCGCGGGCGCCGCGGCGGGCCTCAGGCGATCTCCAGTGCGTGTACGTCGTACCCGAGGCGCGCGACGGCGGGCTGGGCGGGCGGCTCATCCGGGCGGTTCTGGACGGGGACCGGGAGCTCGGGCTGGAGCGGGTGACCGTGCACTCGAGCCCGCGGGCGATTCCCGCCTACGCCCGGTGCGGCTTCCAGGAGTCGCCCCGGCTGCTGCAGGCGCGGGTCGCGGGCGCGTGA
- a CDS encoding Rne/Rng family ribonuclease — MLGPTEPTESATDSEQNTPSDTLPPRRRRRAASRPAGPPVGAPSDVPVETVTPAIPVAEPDDLAADAVEADEVEETAAAAQETSEAPESAEEAAPAAPKRRRVVRRAAAPAGAPASAESAETVVPVTAAAPAASEASEQAEAPAASAEVSEDAAPRRTRRRATRTVTSPAAAPAEAVETAAPAAAAQAEPSAPESATAGGTADGAETAEAAEEAAPRRTRRRAERRVTAPVAAPSAADAAEGTADAGRSGSVASTDAPAEAVAAVSGGPAEAPAGSPAEEAKAPVTDSPAAESDGASEAAAQASEPAEDAAPRRRRRVARRAASGFAEPAQSSRASRGSKSARAAAGAEAAGEDETSARPARPAVALFQAPVFTEPQFQTPERAAAAAAAEAAEAEEPEEAEEAEESAPAEVREEQPGGSRRRRRRRGSADEPEAQDTAAPAAESAADEAEEPEESPEGEDQDDAEGTGSRRRRRRGGRRRRRGESAETDAEGGEDTDAESEQVAAAQAAQDAEDTAEQAEEDQEESDEAADHDESAGGGSTSSRRRRRRRRRAGDTAPEAEPTDDDPERTVVKVREPRPKAEPSDEVQSIKGSTRLEAKKQRRREGREQGRRRVPIITEAEFLARREAVDRVMVVRQHGDRTQIGVLEDGVLVEHYVNKEQSTSYVGNVYLGKVQNVLPSMEAAFIDIGKGRNAVLYAGEVNFEALGMANGPRRIESALKSGQSVLVQVTKDPIGHKGARLTSQVSLPGRYLVYVPEGSMTGISRKLPDTERARLKTILKKIVPEDAGVIVRTAAEGASEDELRRDVERLQGQWEDIQKKAKNGNAPTLLYGEPDMTVRVVRDIFNEDFSKVVVSGSDAWETIHGYVSHVAPDLAERLTKWTSEVDVFATYRIDEQLAKALDRKVWLPSGGSLVIDRTEAMVVVDVNTGKFTGQGGNLEETVTRNNLEAAEEIVRQLRLRDLGGIIVIDFIDMVLESNRDLVLRRLLECLGRDRTKHQVAEVTSLGLVQMTRKRVGQGLLESFSETCVHCNGRGVIVHMEQPTTSGGGGGKRKKRARAGAAEQPHVHEAAVEAIETVEEEAETEAEIGAEIAEPIALPEPAFEPDEELYSSAAEAEAAAGRGRPRRRASRRASAPAGAPRGETAEPKARRDVKAEQAEAEVPTAQDVTAAEEVARPVQPEPAAEAHAEPMAVEDPVVEAPAAEEAAPKGRGRRRATRKVSAPAGSPAGAEATVVTVSETAPAAPEAAEAPEQAEQPAAAAEAAVAEAPAESAAPARPRRRAVRKPTVSTASEEAAVVVVPSAASEEAPEAAAAEGAATEEAAEEPAPAKKTARKTAKKATAKKAATKKTAAKKTAAKKTTAKKAAAKTTKTAAKKTTSKKTVAAEQSRSSVSASTDED; from the coding sequence ATGCTCGGACCGACCGAACCCACAGAGTCCGCCACGGACTCCGAACAGAACACTCCCAGCGACACCCTGCCGCCCCGCCGGCGGCGCCGTGCCGCGTCCCGGCCGGCGGGTCCGCCCGTCGGCGCCCCCTCCGACGTTCCTGTGGAGACCGTCACGCCGGCCATACCGGTCGCGGAGCCCGACGACCTGGCGGCCGACGCCGTGGAGGCCGACGAGGTCGAGGAGACCGCCGCGGCGGCCCAGGAGACCTCCGAGGCTCCCGAGAGCGCCGAGGAGGCCGCGCCTGCCGCTCCCAAGCGGCGCCGCGTGGTCCGCCGTGCTGCCGCGCCCGCCGGGGCTCCCGCGTCCGCGGAGAGCGCCGAGACCGTGGTGCCGGTGACCGCCGCTGCCCCGGCCGCCTCCGAGGCGTCGGAGCAGGCCGAGGCCCCCGCCGCGTCCGCCGAGGTGTCCGAGGACGCCGCTCCCCGGCGCACCCGGCGTCGTGCGACGCGCACGGTGACCTCGCCTGCTGCGGCTCCGGCGGAGGCGGTGGAGACGGCGGCGCCGGCTGCCGCCGCACAGGCCGAGCCGAGTGCCCCCGAGTCCGCCACGGCCGGTGGGACCGCTGACGGTGCCGAGACCGCGGAGGCCGCCGAGGAGGCTGCTCCGCGTCGGACTCGGCGGCGTGCCGAACGACGGGTGACCGCGCCCGTCGCAGCGCCTTCCGCCGCGGATGCGGCGGAAGGAACCGCCGACGCGGGCCGGTCCGGCTCCGTCGCTTCGACCGACGCGCCCGCCGAGGCCGTCGCCGCCGTGTCCGGTGGGCCCGCCGAGGCCCCCGCCGGCTCGCCCGCCGAGGAGGCGAAGGCACCTGTGACCGATTCCCCTGCCGCCGAGTCCGACGGAGCCTCCGAGGCCGCCGCCCAGGCTTCCGAGCCCGCCGAGGACGCCGCTCCGCGGCGCCGACGCCGGGTCGCCCGCCGGGCCGCCAGTGGTTTCGCCGAGCCCGCGCAGTCCTCGCGGGCCTCCCGGGGCTCGAAGTCCGCACGGGCCGCCGCCGGTGCCGAGGCCGCCGGTGAGGACGAGACGTCGGCGCGGCCCGCGCGGCCCGCTGTCGCCCTGTTCCAGGCGCCCGTGTTCACCGAGCCCCAGTTCCAGACGCCGGAGCGGGCCGCTGCCGCAGCCGCCGCCGAGGCGGCCGAGGCCGAGGAGCCAGAGGAGGCGGAGGAGGCGGAGGAGTCCGCGCCGGCCGAGGTGCGCGAGGAGCAGCCCGGCGGGTCGCGCCGCCGGCGTCGTCGCCGGGGTTCCGCAGACGAGCCCGAGGCCCAGGACACCGCGGCCCCCGCTGCCGAGAGCGCCGCCGACGAGGCGGAGGAGCCCGAGGAGTCCCCCGAGGGCGAGGACCAGGACGACGCCGAGGGGACCGGCTCGCGCCGCCGCCGTCGCCGGGGCGGCCGCCGCCGTCGGCGTGGCGAGTCCGCCGAGACCGACGCCGAGGGCGGCGAGGACACGGACGCCGAGTCCGAGCAGGTCGCCGCCGCACAGGCCGCGCAGGACGCCGAGGACACCGCGGAGCAGGCCGAGGAGGACCAGGAGGAGTCCGACGAGGCCGCCGACCATGACGAGTCGGCCGGCGGCGGCTCCACCAGCAGCCGCCGGCGCCGTCGCCGCCGTCGCCGGGCCGGTGACACCGCGCCCGAGGCCGAGCCCACCGACGACGACCCGGAGCGCACGGTCGTCAAGGTCCGTGAGCCCCGCCCCAAGGCCGAGCCGTCCGACGAGGTGCAGTCCATCAAGGGCTCGACCCGTCTGGAGGCCAAGAAGCAGCGCCGCCGGGAGGGCCGCGAGCAGGGCCGCCGGCGCGTCCCGATCATCACCGAGGCCGAGTTCCTGGCCCGGCGCGAGGCCGTCGACCGCGTGATGGTCGTCCGGCAGCACGGCGACCGTACGCAGATCGGCGTCCTGGAGGACGGCGTGCTCGTCGAGCACTACGTCAACAAGGAGCAGTCGACCTCGTACGTCGGCAACGTCTACCTCGGCAAGGTGCAGAACGTGCTGCCGTCGATGGAGGCCGCCTTCATCGACATCGGCAAGGGCCGCAACGCGGTGCTGTACGCCGGTGAGGTCAACTTCGAGGCGCTCGGCATGGCCAACGGGCCGCGGCGCATCGAGTCCGCCCTGAAGTCCGGGCAGTCCGTGCTCGTCCAGGTGACCAAGGACCCCATCGGGCACAAGGGCGCCCGCCTGACCAGCCAGGTCTCCCTCCCCGGGCGCTACCTCGTGTACGTGCCCGAGGGCTCCATGACCGGCATCAGCCGCAAGCTGCCCGACACCGAGCGGGCGCGGCTGAAGACGATCCTCAAGAAGATCGTCCCCGAGGACGCGGGCGTCATCGTGCGCACCGCCGCCGAGGGCGCGAGCGAGGACGAGCTGCGCCGGGACGTCGAGCGGCTCCAGGGGCAGTGGGAGGACATCCAGAAGAAGGCCAAGAACGGCAACGCCCCGACGCTGCTGTACGGCGAGCCGGACATGACCGTCCGGGTCGTGCGCGACATCTTCAACGAGGACTTCTCCAAGGTCGTCGTCAGCGGGAGCGACGCGTGGGAGACCATCCACGGGTACGTCTCGCACGTCGCGCCGGACCTCGCCGAGCGGCTGACGAAGTGGACCTCCGAGGTCGACGTCTTCGCCACGTACCGGATCGACGAGCAGCTCGCCAAGGCCCTCGACCGCAAGGTGTGGCTGCCCAGCGGCGGCTCGCTGGTGATCGACCGGACCGAGGCGATGGTCGTCGTCGACGTCAACACCGGCAAGTTCACCGGCCAGGGCGGCAACCTCGAGGAGACCGTCACCAGGAACAACCTGGAGGCGGCCGAGGAGATCGTGCGCCAGCTACGGCTGCGCGACCTCGGCGGCATCATCGTCATCGACTTCATCGACATGGTGCTGGAGTCCAACCGGGACCTGGTGCTGCGGCGCCTGCTCGAATGCCTGGGCCGGGACCGTACGAAGCACCAGGTCGCCGAGGTGACCTCGCTGGGCCTCGTGCAGATGACCCGCAAGCGGGTCGGGCAGGGGCTCCTTGAGTCCTTCTCCGAGACCTGCGTCCACTGCAACGGGCGCGGTGTCATCGTGCACATGGAGCAGCCGACCACCTCCGGCGGAGGCGGCGGCAAGCGCAAGAAGCGTGCGCGCGCCGGTGCCGCCGAGCAGCCGCACGTGCACGAGGCGGCCGTCGAGGCCATCGAGACCGTGGAGGAGGAGGCGGAGACCGAGGCCGAGATCGGTGCCGAGATCGCCGAGCCGATCGCGCTGCCCGAGCCGGCCTTCGAGCCCGACGAGGAGCTGTACAGCAGCGCCGCCGAGGCTGAGGCCGCGGCCGGCCGCGGCCGGCCGCGACGCCGGGCGAGCCGGCGGGCGTCGGCTCCGGCGGGTGCGCCGCGCGGTGAGACGGCGGAGCCGAAGGCCAGGCGGGACGTGAAGGCCGAGCAGGCCGAGGCGGAGGTGCCGACGGCTCAGGACGTGACCGCCGCCGAGGAGGTCGCCCGTCCGGTGCAGCCGGAGCCGGCCGCCGAGGCGCACGCCGAGCCGATGGCCGTCGAGGACCCGGTCGTCGAGGCCCCGGCCGCCGAGGAGGCCGCGCCCAAGGGCCGTGGCCGCCGGCGGGCGACGCGCAAGGTGTCCGCGCCGGCCGGTTCCCCGGCGGGGGCGGAGGCGACCGTGGTGACGGTGTCGGAGACCGCGCCCGCCGCGCCCGAGGCCGCTGAGGCGCCCGAGCAGGCCGAGCAGCCCGCGGCGGCTGCCGAGGCGGCGGTTGCCGAGGCGCCCGCCGAGAGCGCCGCCCCGGCCCGTCCGCGGCGCCGTGCCGTGCGCAAGCCCACCGTGTCCACCGCGTCCGAGGAGGCGGCCGTCGTGGTCGTCCCGTCGGCCGCGTCCGAGGAGGCCCCCGAGGCTGCCGCGGCTGAAGGCGCCGCCACGGAGGAGGCCGCCGAGGAGCCGGCCCCGGCCAAGAAGACGGCCCGCAAGACGGCCAAGAAGGCCACGGCGAAGAAGGCCGCCACCAAGAAGACCGCGGCGAAGAAGACCGCGGCCAAGAAGACGACGGCGAAGAAGGCGGCGGCGAAGACGACCAAGACCGCCGCCAAGAAGACCACGTCGAAGAAGACCGTCGCGGCGGAGCAGTCCCGCTCCTCCGTCTCGGCCTCCACCGACGAGGACTGA
- the rpmA gene encoding 50S ribosomal protein L27 has protein sequence MAHKKGASSTRNGRDSNAQRLGVKRFGGQVVNAGEILVRQRGTHFHPGAGVGRGGDDTLFALQAGSVQFGTHRGRKVVNIVPVA, from the coding sequence ATGGCACACAAGAAGGGCGCATCGTCCACCCGTAACGGTCGTGACTCCAACGCTCAGCGCCTCGGCGTGAAGCGCTTCGGCGGTCAGGTCGTCAACGCGGGTGAGATCCTGGTCCGTCAGCGCGGCACCCACTTCCACCCGGGCGCCGGTGTCGGCCGTGGCGGCGACGACACGCTGTTCGCCCTCCAGGCCGGTTCGGTGCAGTTCGGCACCCACCGTGGCCGCAAGGTCGTGAACATCGTTCCGGTCGCCTGA
- a CDS encoding FG-GAP-like repeat-containing protein: MPQSRSKRSIGRGVAVAVAVVAAVTTPAVAHADAPATPAASKLHDDFNGDGYQDLAVAAPRGKVNGKVRAGYVAVVYGSAKGIDLTRKQVISQDTPGIPGAAEAEDHYGDGLAAGDLDGDGCADLVVGAQGEDVGDVVSAGTLAVLWGGPKGLSGGTAVATGTEEDRLDPLHQALGDFNGDGSPDLATGNRLLYGPFDRTTGAASSHTLAFEAEYFTDDVAAGDIDQDGITDLVALIHDRNNDDMHDPDYKHRRAVYLRGTPDGLSAPASLDNPDGTRMRGGESLGIGDVDKDGYADLVIGRPNDGFGEVPLDDPLLKGGQIGVVHGSADGPDTSRTTIITQDTPYVPGSSEWADGFGGGISVADVNADGYADVSTGSASEDLGDVYAAGQVTVLRGGKSGLTGNGAVSMSQNTANVPGTAERHDFFGAETKLLDVSGDGRAELFVGATGENRDGGVWAFPNPVNAPAATGSVSFGAGTLGTVADGSALGAGFAR, encoded by the coding sequence GTGCCCCAGTCCAGGAGCAAGCGGAGCATCGGCCGAGGAGTCGCGGTGGCCGTCGCGGTCGTCGCAGCGGTCACCACCCCGGCGGTCGCCCACGCCGACGCCCCCGCCACCCCGGCCGCCTCGAAGCTCCACGACGACTTCAACGGCGACGGCTACCAGGACCTGGCCGTCGCCGCCCCGCGCGGCAAGGTCAACGGCAAGGTCCGCGCCGGGTACGTGGCCGTCGTGTACGGCTCGGCCAAGGGTATCGACCTCACCCGCAAGCAGGTCATCAGCCAGGACACGCCGGGCATACCCGGTGCCGCCGAGGCCGAGGACCACTACGGCGACGGTCTCGCCGCCGGTGACCTGGACGGCGACGGCTGTGCCGACCTGGTCGTGGGCGCGCAGGGCGAGGACGTCGGGGACGTCGTCAGCGCCGGCACGCTCGCCGTGCTGTGGGGCGGACCGAAGGGCCTGTCCGGCGGTACGGCCGTGGCCACCGGCACCGAGGAGGACCGCCTCGACCCGCTGCACCAGGCGCTCGGCGACTTCAACGGCGACGGCAGTCCCGACCTCGCCACCGGCAACCGGCTGCTGTACGGGCCGTTCGACCGCACCACGGGCGCCGCGAGCAGCCACACCCTCGCCTTCGAGGCCGAGTACTTCACGGACGACGTAGCCGCCGGCGACATCGACCAGGACGGCATCACGGACCTGGTCGCGCTCATCCACGACCGCAACAACGACGACATGCACGACCCCGACTACAAGCACCGCCGCGCGGTCTACCTGCGCGGCACCCCGGACGGCCTGAGCGCCCCCGCCTCGCTGGACAACCCCGACGGCACGCGCATGCGCGGCGGCGAGAGCCTCGGCATCGGCGACGTGGACAAGGACGGGTACGCCGACCTCGTGATCGGTCGCCCGAACGACGGCTTCGGCGAAGTCCCACTCGACGACCCGCTGCTGAAGGGCGGTCAGATCGGCGTGGTGCACGGCTCGGCCGACGGCCCCGACACCTCCCGTACGACGATCATCACGCAGGACACCCCCTATGTGCCCGGCAGTTCGGAGTGGGCCGACGGGTTCGGCGGGGGCATCTCCGTCGCCGACGTCAACGCCGACGGCTACGCGGACGTCTCCACCGGCAGCGCGAGCGAGGACCTCGGGGACGTGTACGCGGCCGGCCAGGTCACCGTCCTGCGTGGCGGCAAGTCCGGGCTGACCGGCAACGGCGCCGTGTCCATGAGCCAGAACACCGCGAACGTCCCGGGCACGGCGGAGCGACACGACTTCTTCGGCGCCGAGACAAAGCTGCTCGACGTGAGCGGCGACGGCCGGGCCGAGCTGTTCGTCGGCGCCACCGGCGAGAACCGGGACGGGGGAGTCTGGGCGTTCCCCAACCCGGTCAACGCTCCCGCCGCCACCGGCTCGGTCAGCTTCGGCGCGGGCACCCTCGGCACCGTCGCGGACGGCTCCGCCCTCGGCGCGGGTTTCGCCCGGTGA
- a CDS encoding TIGR03936 family radical SAM-associated protein, with the protein MQRIRLRYTKRGRLRFTSHRDFQRAFERALRRAEVPMAYSAGFTPHPKVSYANAAPTGTGSEAEYLEIALTEARDPEQLRILLDESLPAGLDIIEAVEALTSGLADRLTASVWELRLDGVSPEDARRAADAFNAAETVEVQRLAKNGVRTFDARSAVASLEIRDLTETHGSQADRPTDQPCAILRLVVRHVTPAVRPDDVLSGLSAVADLAPPVPAAVTRLAQGLFDEETGTVTDPLAPDREAAEARSTAEPPAAATASA; encoded by the coding sequence GTGCAGCGCATCCGACTGCGCTACACCAAGCGCGGCCGCCTCCGGTTCACCAGCCACCGTGACTTCCAGCGCGCCTTCGAGCGTGCGTTGCGCCGTGCCGAGGTACCGATGGCGTACTCGGCGGGGTTCACACCGCACCCGAAGGTGTCGTACGCCAATGCCGCACCCACCGGCACGGGCAGTGAGGCGGAGTACCTGGAGATCGCGCTCACCGAGGCGCGCGACCCGGAGCAGCTCAGGATCCTTCTCGACGAGTCGCTGCCCGCCGGGCTCGACATCATCGAGGCGGTCGAGGCCCTCACCTCGGGCCTCGCCGACCGGCTGACGGCTTCCGTGTGGGAGCTGCGGCTGGACGGCGTGTCGCCGGAGGACGCCCGCCGAGCGGCGGACGCCTTCAACGCGGCCGAGACCGTCGAGGTCCAGCGCCTCGCGAAGAACGGGGTGCGCACCTTCGACGCCCGCTCCGCCGTCGCGAGCCTGGAGATCCGCGACCTCACGGAAACGCACGGTTCGCAGGCTGATAGGCCGACCGACCAGCCCTGTGCGATACTGCGGCTGGTTGTTCGGCACGTGACGCCTGCCGTACGACCCGACGACGTCCTGTCCGGTCTTAGCGCCGTGGCCGACCTGGCGCCGCCGGTCCCCGCAGCGGTGACCAGGCTGGCGCAGGGGCTGTTCGATGAAGAGACCGGCACGGTGACCGACCCGCTCGCGCCCGACCGCGAGGCAGCGGAGGCCCGCTCAACGGCCGAACCGCCTGCCGCCGCGACGGCGTCGGCGTAA
- a CDS encoding alkaline phosphatase D family protein — MTGAVSPDRRRFLTAGAAVLGAAASAQLWLPATAHGAETPLPDGVFSLGVASGDPLPDGIVLWTRLAPDPLNGGGMPDRVVPVEWQLAEDSRFRKLVRRGTAQARPEYGHSVHVDVRGLRPDRTYWYRFRTSGQLSPVGRTRTAPHPYSSGGSLRMALASCQNWQHGYFTPYADMLDQDPDVVVFVGDYIYESTPSATGVRRHEGSGEPFSLAQYRNRYAQYRTDAALAEMHANAPFVVTFDDHEVDNDFAGEIPQDPDKQPHDAFVARLTAAYQAFYEHMPVRATAVPTGPHIRMYRRLEFGRLARLNVLDTRQYRSDQATSQAGAQDPSLTMLGARQKQWLLNGLQDSPARWNLIASQIMMAETDLKVGEGKLWFYDAWDGYQAERNRFLQEFKQVRNPVVLSGDRHLTMISDLKEDYADPDSAVVGAEFVGTSISSNGDQDQAAFRREWDPRRPDNPHWKLLDAHRGYHLFDVRRDGIDAQVRVVDTVRQPSATPSTLAKLRVEAGRPGVEVV, encoded by the coding sequence ATGACCGGAGCAGTATCCCCCGACCGACGCCGCTTTCTGACCGCCGGTGCCGCGGTCCTCGGTGCCGCGGCCTCCGCCCAGCTGTGGCTTCCGGCCACCGCCCACGGGGCCGAGACACCGCTGCCCGACGGCGTGTTCAGCCTCGGCGTCGCCTCCGGAGACCCGCTGCCGGACGGCATCGTGCTGTGGACCCGGCTCGCCCCGGACCCGCTGAACGGCGGCGGTATGCCCGACCGGGTGGTGCCGGTGGAGTGGCAGCTCGCGGAGGACTCCCGGTTCAGAAAGCTCGTCCGCCGCGGCACCGCCCAGGCCCGACCCGAGTACGGGCACAGCGTTCACGTGGACGTACGCGGGCTGCGCCCGGACCGTACGTACTGGTACCGCTTCCGCACCAGCGGGCAGCTCTCGCCCGTCGGCCGCACCCGCACCGCGCCCCACCCCTACAGCTCCGGTGGCTCCCTGCGCATGGCGCTGGCCTCCTGCCAGAACTGGCAGCACGGCTATTTCACGCCGTACGCCGACATGCTCGACCAGGACCCGGACGTCGTGGTGTTCGTCGGCGACTACATCTACGAGTCCACGCCGTCGGCGACGGGCGTGCGACGCCACGAGGGGAGCGGTGAGCCGTTCAGCCTCGCCCAGTACCGCAACCGGTACGCGCAGTACCGCACCGACGCGGCCCTCGCGGAGATGCACGCGAACGCGCCGTTCGTAGTCACCTTCGACGACCACGAGGTGGACAACGACTTCGCCGGCGAGATCCCGCAGGACCCGGACAAGCAGCCGCACGACGCGTTCGTGGCCCGGCTGACCGCGGCCTACCAGGCGTTCTACGAGCACATGCCGGTCCGTGCGACCGCCGTGCCCACGGGTCCGCACATCCGGATGTACCGCCGCCTGGAGTTCGGCCGCCTGGCCCGCCTCAATGTCCTGGACACCCGGCAGTACCGCAGCGACCAGGCCACCAGCCAGGCCGGTGCCCAGGACCCGTCGCTGACCATGCTGGGCGCGCGGCAGAAGCAGTGGCTGCTGAACGGGCTGCAGGACTCGCCGGCCCGCTGGAACCTGATCGCCTCCCAGATCATGATGGCCGAGACGGACCTCAAGGTCGGCGAGGGCAAGCTCTGGTTCTACGACGCCTGGGACGGCTACCAGGCCGAACGCAACCGGTTCCTCCAGGAGTTCAAGCAGGTCCGCAACCCCGTCGTGCTGTCCGGTGACCGGCACCTGACGATGATCAGCGACCTCAAGGAGGACTACGCCGACCCGGACTCCGCGGTCGTCGGCGCCGAGTTCGTCGGCACCTCCATCTCCAGCAACGGCGACCAGGACCAGGCGGCCTTCCGCAGGGAGTGGGACCCGCGGCGCCCGGACAACCCGCACTGGAAGCTGCTCGACGCCCACCGCGGATACCACCTCTTCGACGTCCGCCGCGACGGCATCGACGCGCAGGTGAGGGTGGTCGACACCGTACGGCAGCCGTCGGCGACGCCGAGCACGCTGGCCAAGCTGCGGGTCGAGGCCGGCCGGCCCGGAGTCGAGGTGGTCTGA
- the rplU gene encoding 50S ribosomal protein L21 — MYAIVRSGGRQHKVAVGDIVEVDKISTAKVGDTVELSTLLVVDGDAVTSDPWVLAGIKVQAEVVDHHKGQKIDILRYKNKTGYRRRQGHRQQYTAIKVTEIPAAAK, encoded by the coding sequence GTGTACGCCATCGTGCGCAGCGGTGGTCGCCAGCACAAGGTTGCTGTCGGCGACATCGTTGAGGTTGACAAGATTTCCACTGCCAAGGTTGGCGACACGGTCGAGCTCTCGACCCTGCTCGTTGTCGACGGCGACGCCGTGACCAGCGACCCGTGGGTGCTGGCCGGCATCAAGGTCCAGGCCGAGGTCGTGGACCACCACAAGGGCCAGAAGATCGACATTCTGCGCTACAAGAACAAGACCGGTTACCGCCGTCGTCAGGGCCACCGCCAGCAGTACACGGCGATCAAGGTCACTGAGATCCCCGCGGCTGCGAAGTAA